One Streptomyces mobaraensis NBRC 13819 = DSM 40847 DNA segment encodes these proteins:
- a CDS encoding polyprenyl synthetase family protein: MNTPTPSTRGIELDRAKATVEAILDDFLTAKARSAEQPEAERFGSVLSGLLDAGGKRLRPLLCVIGWHTATDAQEPPALWHLAASLELFHAFTLIHDDVMDRSATRRGRPTAHRVLAAHYAGCGQARARDWFGTSGAILLGDLALVWSDELLHRGHPTPRQLTAVLPLLNAMRTEVMYGQYLDLLTTGRTPDLPTALTVIRYKTAKYTIERPLQLGAVLAAAPPPLLAACTAYALPLGEAFQLRDDLLGVFGHPHHTGKSTLDDLREGKATALAALALERAGPRDRTRLEQLLGDRTLTEEGAAEARRIILDTGAKHTVEQMIDDRYRQAMTALHRARLPHDAVQALSAVAEAAVYRAS; the protein is encoded by the coding sequence ATGAACACGCCCACTCCCTCCACGCGCGGTATCGAGCTGGACCGGGCGAAGGCCACCGTCGAGGCGATCCTGGACGACTTCCTGACCGCCAAGGCCCGGTCCGCCGAGCAACCGGAGGCGGAGCGGTTCGGCAGCGTGCTCAGCGGCCTGCTCGATGCCGGCGGCAAGCGCCTGCGCCCGCTGCTGTGCGTCATCGGCTGGCACACCGCGACCGACGCCCAGGAACCCCCCGCCCTCTGGCACCTGGCCGCCTCACTCGAACTCTTCCACGCCTTCACCCTCATCCACGACGACGTCATGGACCGCTCCGCCACCCGACGCGGCAGGCCCACCGCCCACCGCGTCCTGGCCGCCCACTACGCGGGGTGCGGCCAGGCCCGCGCACGCGACTGGTTCGGCACCAGCGGCGCCATCCTCCTCGGCGACCTCGCCCTGGTCTGGTCCGACGAACTCCTCCACCGCGGCCACCCCACCCCCCGCCAACTCACCGCCGTCCTCCCCCTCCTGAACGCCATGCGCACCGAGGTGATGTACGGCCAGTACCTCGACCTGCTCACCACCGGACGCACCCCCGACCTGCCCACCGCCCTGACCGTCATCCGCTACAAGACCGCCAAGTACACCATCGAACGCCCCCTGCAACTCGGCGCGGTCCTCGCCGCGGCCCCGCCACCACTCCTGGCCGCCTGCACGGCCTACGCCCTGCCCCTCGGTGAGGCCTTCCAACTCCGCGACGACCTCCTCGGCGTCTTCGGCCACCCCCACCACACCGGCAAATCCACCCTCGACGACCTCCGGGAAGGCAAAGCCACCGCCCTGGCCGCACTGGCCCTCGAACGAGCCGGCCCCCGCGACCGCACCCGCCTCGAACAACTCCTGGGCGACCGCACCCTCACCGAGGAGGGGGCCGCCGAAGCCCGCCGCATCATCCTCGACACCGGCGCCAAACACACCGTCGAGCAAATGATCGACGACCGTTACCGGCAGGCCATGACCGCACTGCACCGCGCCCGGCTGCCCCACGACGCTGTCCAGGCCCTGTCCGCCGTCGCCGAAGCGGCCGTATACCGCGCGTCGTGA